One region of Hirundo rustica isolate bHirRus1 chromosome 29 unlocalized genomic scaffold, bHirRus1.pri.v3 SUPER_29_unloc_1, whole genome shotgun sequence genomic DNA includes:
- the CRABP2 gene encoding cellular retinoic acid-binding protein 2, protein MPNFSGNWKMKSSENFEELLKALGVNMMLRKIAVAAAAKPAVEIRQDGESFYIRTSTPVRTTEIRFRVGEEFEEQTVDGRPCKSLARWESENKMVCEQRLLKGDGPKTGWSREMTNDGELILTMTADDVVCTRVYIRE, encoded by the exons ATGCCCAACTTCTCCGGGAACTGGAAGATGAAGAGCTCGGAAAACTTcgaggagctgctgaaggcgTTGG GCGTCAACATGATGCTGCGGAAGAtcgcggtggcggcggcggcgaaGCCGGCGGTGGAGATCCGGCAGGACGGGGAGAGTTTCTACATCCGCACCTCGACCCCCGTGCGCACCACCGAGATCCGCTTCAGGGTGGGCGAGGAGTTCGAGGAGCAGACGGTGGACGGGCGGCCCTGCAAG agcctggccaggTGGGAGAGCGAGAACAAGATGGTGTGCGAGCAGCGGCTGCTCAAGGGCGACGGGCCCAAGACGGGCTGGTCCCGGGAGATGACCAACGACGGGGAGCTCATCCTG ACCATGACGGCCGACGATGTTGTCTGCACCAGGGTCTACATCCGGGAGTGA